Sequence from the Bacillus sp. (in: firmicutes) genome:
TAAAAGTTTAAGAGAACGTGCTGAAGGTAATTCAGAATTAGAAAAAATATTAAAATCAAAAAATAGTTCAAGTGAAGAGTTTGCTACAATTGCATGTAAAGAATGGATTGATGTTCGAAGCTTTGGACAAGTTTTTGCTTTTAAAGGCACAGGTTCAGGGGCAGGTGTCTCCGTCGGTGTTAGGGGGCCAGTTTCTATCCAAACTGCAACAAGTGTTGATCCAATTGATATTACAAGTATGCAAATTACGAAAAGTGTCAACTCAGAACCTGGAAAGGAAAAAGGGTCTGACACAATGGGTATGAAGCATCGTGTTGATTTTGGTATTTATGTTTTTTACGGTAGCATTAATACGCAATTAGCAGAAAAAACTGGGTTTTGTATTGAAGATGCAGAAAAAATTAAACAAGCACTTATAACATTGTTTGAAAATGATACTTCATCAGCACGTCCAGATGGTAGCATGGAAGTGCACAAGGTTTACTGGTGGGAGCATAACTCAAAACTTGGTCAATATTCTTCTGCTAAAGTACATCGGTTAGTAGATATTAAACATAATGTCGAAGATCCAAAAAAGATTAAAGATTACACGATAACTTTAAATGAATTAGAAGGCTTAAAGGTAGAGGTTATTGATGGATTATAAGGATGATGAAGACAATCATTTAATGTTGTCAGGCATTCAGCATTTTCAGTTTTGTAAACGCCAATGGGCTTTAATTCATATTGAACAGCAGTGGGAAGAGAATGTTAGAACAATCGAAGGGCAACATCTTCACGGAAAAGCTGATAATCCCTTTATCAGGGAGAAACGGGGCGACAAACTAATTGTTAGAGCAATGCCAGTTAAGTCTCGTGAACTTAAAATTTCAGGTATATGTGATGTAGTTGAGTTTATTAAAGATGAAAATGGTGTTGAAATTAATGGGTCTGAAGAAAAGTACGTGGCTTATCCAGTTGAATATAAACGCGGGAGGCCTAAAACGAATGACTCGGATGTTTTACAATTAGCAGCACAGGCTATGTGTTTAGAGGAAATGCTACTTTGTGAAATTAACAAAGGTTATTTGTTTTATAACGAAACAAAACACAGAGTTGAAATACCAATTTCAGATGATATTAAAAACAAAGTAAGGTCAATTTTTCGGGAAATGCATGAATATTTTAAACGCAATTATACACCGAAAGTAAAGACTGGGTCTTTCTGCAATAATTGTTCCCTTCAAGATATTTGTTTGCCCAAACTAATGAATAAGCGGTCAGTGAAAAGTTACATTGAAGGGAAGGTTAATGAATGAAAAAACTTCTTAATACATTGTTTATAACTCAAACTGATGTTTATCTATCATTGGACGGAGATAATGTTGTGGCTCTTAAAGATCAAGAAAAGTTAGGAAGAGTGCCATTACATAATCTTGAATCTATCGTTTCCTTTGGTTACACTGGCGCAAGTCCAGCACTAATGGGTTATTGCGCAGAAAGAAATATTTCTTTGGTGTTTTTAACAATGAATGGGCGATTTTTAGCCAGAGTTATTGGAAAAAGTAAAGGGAATGTTGTTTTAAGAAAGAAACAATATTTAATTTCTGAAAATGAAGAAGCATCAGCAAAGATTGCTAGAAACTTCATCGTTGGTAAGATTTTCAATAATAAATGGATAATTGAAAGGATGACCAGAGATTATCCATTACGGATAGACGTTGCCCAATTTAAAGATATTTCAGGTCATTTATCGTCTCTTATTCATGAGGTGAGGAAGTGTGAAGATTTAGAAAGGCTAAGGGGCCTGGAAGGACAAGCTGCTATTAGTTACAATAGATTATTTGATCAAATGATATTACAACAAAAAGAAGATTTTTATTTTCATTCCCGTTCTCGAAGGCCGCCACTTGATAATGTAAATGCTATGCTTTCATTTGCTTATACATTGTTGGCAAATGATGTTGCGTCGGCATTGGAGGGTGTGGGATTGGATGCTTATGTTGGTTTTTTACACAGGGATCGACCCGGCAGGGCATCATTAGCGTTGGATGTTATGGAAGAACTGCGGGGCGTTTATGCAGACAGGTTTGTACTTTCATTAATTAATAAAAAAGTAGTAAATAAAGATGATTTTTATAAAAAAGAAAATGGTGCCGTTATTATGACAGAGGAAGCTAGAAAGAAATTTTTAGCTGCATGGCAAAATAGAAAGCAAGAAAAGATAACACATCCATTCTTAGGTGAAAAGATATCTTGGGGTCTAGTACCACATGCGCAATCCATATTGTTAGCCCGATTTTTACGCAATGATTTAGATGAATACCCACCATTTATGTGGAAGTAGGTGTAATCTTTGTTAGTTTTAATTACCTATGATGTTAGTACAGTTAACAGTGCTGGACAGAAAAGACTGCGGAAGGTTGCAAAA
This genomic interval carries:
- the cas4 gene encoding CRISPR-associated protein Cas4, producing MDYKDDEDNHLMLSGIQHFQFCKRQWALIHIEQQWEENVRTIEGQHLHGKADNPFIREKRGDKLIVRAMPVKSRELKISGICDVVEFIKDENGVEINGSEEKYVAYPVEYKRGRPKTNDSDVLQLAAQAMCLEEMLLCEINKGYLFYNETKHRVEIPISDDIKNKVRSIFREMHEYFKRNYTPKVKTGSFCNNCSLQDICLPKLMNKRSVKSYIEGKVNE
- the cas1c gene encoding type I-C CRISPR-associated endonuclease Cas1, whose product is MKKLLNTLFITQTDVYLSLDGDNVVALKDQEKLGRVPLHNLESIVSFGYTGASPALMGYCAERNISLVFLTMNGRFLARVIGKSKGNVVLRKKQYLISENEEASAKIARNFIVGKIFNNKWIIERMTRDYPLRIDVAQFKDISGHLSSLIHEVRKCEDLERLRGLEGQAAISYNRLFDQMILQQKEDFYFHSRSRRPPLDNVNAMLSFAYTLLANDVASALEGVGLDAYVGFLHRDRPGRASLALDVMEELRGVYADRFVLSLINKKVVNKDDFYKKENGAVIMTEEARKKFLAAWQNRKQEKITHPFLGEKISWGLVPHAQSILLARFLRNDLDEYPPFMWK
- the cas7c gene encoding type I-C CRISPR-associated protein Cas7/Csd2, whose amino-acid sequence is MTILDRKIDFAVILSVTKANPNGDPLNGNRPRQNYDGHGEISDVAIKRKIRNRLQDMGESIFVQSNDRTNDHYKSLRERAEGNSELEKILKSKNSSSEEFATIACKEWIDVRSFGQVFAFKGTGSGAGVSVGVRGPVSIQTATSVDPIDITSMQITKSVNSEPGKEKGSDTMGMKHRVDFGIYVFYGSINTQLAEKTGFCIEDAEKIKQALITLFENDTSSARPDGSMEVHKVYWWEHNSKLGQYSSAKVHRLVDIKHNVEDPKKIKDYTITLNELEGLKVEVIDGL